From Fusobacterium perfoetens, one genomic window encodes:
- a CDS encoding type II toxin-antitoxin system PemK/MazF family toxin, which translates to MLIELEKANKFIDWLKNMLFLNAKVKTAGKRVVFRGQVYFCELGEGIGSEESKNRPCIILQNDLGNKNSNNTIVAPITNGGAIPTVCVAIPNNTYSYTDNSGNTTFLSGNILLSNIVTVSKARLGNFICNLSDNDILMEEINEKLIGSVGLYKTFKKLNDTITSDKKAITRLIETRNKLTRENEDLIKQIEKLKNNLPKEEK; encoded by the coding sequence ATGTTAATTGAATTAGAAAAAGCTAATAAATTTATAGATTGGTTAAAAAATATGTTATTTCTTAATGCCAAAGTTAAAACGGCAGGAAAAAGAGTAGTATTCCGTGGACAAGTTTATTTTTGTGAACTTGGAGAAGGAATAGGCTCAGAAGAATCTAAAAATAGACCTTGTATCATCTTACAAAATGATTTAGGTAATAAAAATTCTAATAACACTATCGTTGCACCTATTACTAATGGTGGAGCTATCCCTACTGTTTGTGTTGCTATCCCTAATAATACATATAGTTATACAGATAATTCTGGTAATACTACTTTTTTAAGTGGAAATATCTTACTTTCTAATATCGTTACTGTTAGCAAAGCAAGACTTGGAAATTTTATTTGTAACCTTTCTGATAATGATATTCTAATGGAAGAGATAAACGAAAAATTAATAGGTTCTGTTGGTTTATATAAAACATTTAAAAAATTAAATGATACAATTACTTCTGATAAGAAAGCTATAACAAGGTTGATTGAAACAAGAAATAAACTAACAAGGGAAAATGAAGATTTAATAAAACAAATCGAAAAATTAAAAAATAACTTGCCAAAAGAAGAAAAATAG
- a CDS encoding lysophospholipid acyltransferase family protein produces MANNRGFFKNLIYYIQYLLIRFFEILFMGLPEKTRFKIGEFFAVLTFKVVKEVRNITILNLKLAFPEKTNEEIKELGIESVKTMSRAFFVNMWLDKYLENDSNFKIVDEELLNEIIKNGPAVFGAMHFGNMEAPVKLASRMPIVTVAKDRTNPYINDLVIKNRTRFNIVLLQKSKTTSRELIKYAKEGMNPILLTDHRDSNGTDITFFGEKTTAPTGVASIALKYKRPFYLMYCVLNKENITEVHIKKIEKSEDENLSFKENVQRTVQNMFNEMEIVMREYPEQWMWSYDRWKLNSKYKKGLLSKEMNDFVKNF; encoded by the coding sequence ATGGCAAACAATAGAGGTTTTTTTAAAAATTTAATCTACTATATTCAATATCTATTAATTAGATTTTTTGAAATATTATTTATGGGACTTCCTGAAAAAACTAGATTTAAAATCGGAGAATTTTTCGCTGTCCTAACTTTTAAAGTTGTAAAAGAGGTTAGAAATATAACTATACTTAATCTTAAACTTGCTTTTCCTGAAAAAACTAACGAAGAAATAAAAGAGCTTGGGATTGAATCTGTTAAAACTATGAGTAGAGCATTTTTTGTAAATATGTGGCTTGATAAATATTTAGAAAATGACTCAAATTTTAAAATAGTTGATGAAGAACTTTTAAATGAGATTATAAAAAATGGACCAGCTGTATTTGGAGCTATGCACTTTGGAAATATGGAAGCTCCTGTAAAACTTGCAAGTAGAATGCCTATTGTTACAGTGGCAAAAGATAGAACAAATCCATATATCAATGATTTGGTTATAAAAAATAGAACTAGATTTAATATTGTTCTTTTACAAAAAAGCAAAACTACAAGTAGAGAGCTTATAAAATATGCTAAAGAGGGAATGAATCCAATTCTTCTTACTGACCATAGAGATAGTAATGGTACTGATATTACTTTCTTTGGAGAAAAAACTACTGCTCCAACTGGGGTTGCAAGTATTGCTCTAAAATATAAAAGACCTTTCTATCTGATGTATTGTGTACTTAATAAAGAAAATATAACAGAAGTTCATATAAAGAAAATTGAAAAATCTGAAGATGAAAATTTATCTTTCAAAGAAAATGTACAACGTACAGTACAAAATATGTTTAATGAGATGGAAATTGTTATGAGAGAATATCCAGAGCAATGGATGTGGTCTTATGATAGATGGAAATTAAATAGCAAGTATAAAAAAGGTTTACTTAGCAAAGAAATGAATGATTTTGTAAAAAATTTCTAA
- a CDS encoding lysophospholipid acyltransferase family protein — protein MKNFNFFIQYILFKILKGTLMIFPEKTRFKIAESLSILSYKLLKSRRITTLINLKHVFPDKSLSELEEIAKNSYKAIGKAFVGTLWLDKYVNKKENFIVDDPKMVDVMKNNTPLTAANMHFGNMEGLLKIAEELNVVTVGKTQNNPYVNKEIIKNRKCFNITLLQRSPSVGRELVKYAKQGRNIAILTDQKGSGTDVTFFGEPTTSPTGITSIACKFDRPLFLVYCVYQKDFSTRAFIKEIKKCEDETLAFKDKVQITTQNMIHEMEKVILAHPDQWMWMHDRWTFYRQYKKGTLRKDLADFAKTLK, from the coding sequence ATGAAAAATTTTAATTTTTTTATACAATATATTCTATTTAAAATTTTAAAGGGAACTCTTATGATTTTTCCTGAAAAAACTAGATTTAAAATTGCCGAAAGTCTTTCAATTTTATCTTACAAACTTTTAAAATCAAGAAGAATTACAACGTTAATAAATCTTAAGCACGTTTTCCCTGATAAATCTTTAAGTGAACTTGAGGAGATTGCTAAAAATTCCTATAAAGCTATTGGAAAAGCTTTTGTTGGAACTTTATGGCTTGATAAATATGTAAATAAAAAAGAAAATTTTATAGTTGACGATCCTAAAATGGTTGATGTTATGAAAAATAATACTCCATTGACTGCTGCAAATATGCACTTTGGAAATATGGAGGGGTTACTTAAGATAGCTGAGGAATTAAATGTGGTTACAGTTGGAAAAACTCAAAACAATCCTTATGTTAACAAAGAGATTATAAAAAATAGAAAATGTTTTAATATAACTTTACTTCAAAGAAGTCCAAGTGTTGGTAGAGAGCTTGTAAAATATGCAAAACAAGGTAGAAATATCGCTATTCTTACTGACCAAAAAGGTAGTGGAACTGATGTTACTTTTTTTGGAGAGCCAACAACATCTCCAACAGGTATCACAAGTATAGCTTGTAAATTTGACCGTCCACTATTTTTAGTTTACTGTGTATATCAAAAAGATTTTTCAACACGTGCTTTTATAAAAGAGATTAAAAAATGTGAAGATGAAACTTTAGCATTTAAAGATAAAGTACAAATTACCACTCAAAATATGATACACGAAATGGAAAAAGTTATCCTTGCTCATCCAGATCAATGGATGTGGATGCATGATAGATGGACTTTCTATAGACAATATAAAAAAGGAACTCTTAGAAAAGATTTAGCAGATTTTGCTAAAACTCTAAAATAG
- a CDS encoding glycerol-3-phosphate responsive antiterminator produces MNIREILERNPVIPALKNDDNLKEAIESSSEIVFLIMANLMNVKDIVTELKKAGKLVFVHVDMIEGLSSSNYGVEYLIKAIEPDGIITTKHNMVNFARKNNIAVIQRYFILDSFSFKNTISYIRENKPDAIEILPGLMPKIIKRICKLVNVPVITGGLIDDKEDIMNALKAGAEGVSTTKMELWSI; encoded by the coding sequence ATGAATATAAGAGAAATATTAGAAAGAAACCCGGTAATACCGGCATTAAAAAATGATGATAATTTAAAAGAGGCTATTGAAAGTAGTAGTGAGATTGTTTTTTTAATAATGGCAAACCTTATGAATGTAAAAGATATTGTTACAGAATTAAAGAAAGCAGGAAAGTTGGTTTTTGTCCATGTGGATATGATAGAGGGATTGTCGTCTTCTAATTACGGAGTAGAATATCTTATAAAAGCTATAGAACCAGATGGGATTATTACCACAAAACACAATATGGTAAATTTTGCTCGTAAAAATAATATTGCAGTTATTCAAAGATATTTTATTTTAGATTCTTTTTCATTTAAAAATACTATTTCTTATATTAGAGAAAATAAACCAGACGCAATTGAAATACTTCCAGGTCTTATGCCAAAAATAATTAAAAGAATATGTAAGCTTGTAAATGTTCCTGTTATTACAGGAGGACTTATTGATGATAAGGAAGATATAATGAACGCTCTAAAAGCTGGAGCAGAGGGTGTATCTACTACTAAAATGGAGCTTTGGTCAATATAA